A region of Culicoides brevitarsis isolate CSIRO-B50_1 chromosome 1, AGI_CSIRO_Cbre_v1, whole genome shotgun sequence DNA encodes the following proteins:
- the LOC134827241 gene encoding uncharacterized protein LOC134827241 produces MDIKKQSTIFILNFFTKFSTEAKLKTGFERFGPIESVHILETPEKEIIGYVEFRKKDSAIQAIDTMDGMTLPNGKSMKLGFVKECNDSINNLYVKNVPESIDENVLESLFKKYGEIVSATIMRDAGGKSRGFGFVCFKSEVDAAVAKKDMNGFEIGGKKFDISFAQRKENRMAYLTAQKKGILKFSEERNKLPLEQRIVRRPTQLELQSYCSVPCLQQIPPPYGSTNVLEWQRHQRMMSTSAWKIPMMSEVASRLNNSQRFVRQNNNQKLENQNSRAFRSQANLSGTKETKKDENKPKSAESKGKEEKPSNMTEQDKKTLLQQLLLPQVKRLYPPYAQELMDRIMEREYKDIFRLAKNPRLLSKTANAEVQKIKQANNGAKRSSK; encoded by the exons ATGGATATCAAAAAACAGTCGACAATTTTCATCCTCAATTTCTTCACGAAATTCAGCACCGAAGCGAAACTCAAAACTGGCTTCGAGCGTTTCG GTCCAATTGAGAGCGTTCACATCTTGGAAACGCCCGAAAAGGAGATTATTGGTTATGTCGAGTTCCGCAAGAAAGATTCGGCAATCCAGGCGATTGACACGATGGATGGAATGACACTGCCCAATGGAAAATCCATGAAATTGGGTTTCGTAAAGGAATGCAACGACTCGATCAACAATCTGTACGTGAAAAATGTGCCGGAAAGCATCGACGAGAACGTGCTGGAGTCTCTGTTCAAGAAATACGGCGAAATTGTCTCAGCTACCATCATGCGAGATGCCGGCGGAAAGTCTCGCGGCTTCGGATTTGTGTGTTTCAAGAGCGAAGTTGACGCTGCTGTCGCCAAAAAAGACATGAATGGCTTCGAAATTGGCGGCAAAAAGTTCGATATCAGTTTTGCGCAACGCAAGGAGAACCGCATGGCGTATTTGACGGCACAGAAAAAgggaattttgaaattttcggaGGAACGCAACAAATTACCGCTCGAACAACGCATCGTTCGTCGTCCCACGCAACTCGAGCTGCAATCGTATTGCAGTGTTCCGTGTTTGCAGCAAATTCCGCCGCCCTACGGAAGTACAAATGTGCTCGAATGGCAGCGGCATCAACGCATGATGTCGACAAGTGCTTGGAAGATCCCGATGATGAGCGAAGTGGCGTCGCGTTTGAACAATTCGCAGCGTTTCGTGCGTCAAAACAACAACCAAAAGttggaaaatcaaaattcgcGCGCTTTTCGTTCGCAAGCTAATCTCAGTGGCACGAAGGAAACCAAAAAGGATGAAAATAAACCGAAATCCGCCGAATCCAAGGGCAAGGAAGAGAAACCAAGCAACATGACGGAACAAGACAAAAAGACACTTTTGCAGCAATTGTTGTTGCCTCAAGTCAAACGCTTGTATCCGCCTTATGCGCAAGAATTGATGGATCGCATCATGGAACGTGAATACAAAGATATCTTCCGTTTGGCTAAAAATCCACGTCTTTTGTCGAAAACTGCAAATGCAGAAGTACAGAAGATCAAACAAGCCAACAATGGGGCAAAACGTTCatcaaagtaa
- the LOC134838177 gene encoding uncharacterized protein LOC134838177 isoform X1 — MDQSKGEGFYNSDNAEGILTLKIEKFSDVFKEGETFTSEKLNFMGLKWFIKVKCCTNDDKSLSLSYYLYCEAKCKGWTCSVSAEMKILTQNSKFRSMISNFNHIFNYDNDNRGYQKFISYNEILKRKYLRNNCLFLETKVKVQKPLGIVSIETPYLKNSEYQEKFVRLFEDENSADIEFKFKVRGKKTKILKAHKLILILTSDWFEDHFKNNQESSIEIKDYTFDCFKDFLSFLYHSEVNLEAKSADHIIDLYDAFVFYKIHKGTKYIQYYFQTNSRLEEVLRLSVWLTETSMEQNDAILKKTSEAFIIKHAKTVLEEMDLSKTSISTACQIVKIAFSQMYDDHEMCFDALKRYYENRNVSKNIFNVEMLPAIEIIRWKWIDFAVILKADLFTDSTKVLILRCIENNNYVTVRIITSVIQKIDDKSNENKSSKQNNEQMSKLHGHLKSQDVSFKFGEQIVKAHKAILAMNSEVFDAMFYGELKETGIIEITDIKIEIFELMLKLLYLQSIDLFNETSDTLYDLYAALHKYQCTNALDFLKTFIINRKEDIFLFYEMAQNFLDRDLEFKCYTLLQSPASNVNSTYFLSAKPETINAIFTRDDLKDFPDTARLHAIECYIEANIHENPEIRQNIMESTLKINFDEIQSYKMLTSNSLNDSQKLEIYSKKKNKVKE; from the exons ATGGATCAGAGCAAAGGtgaag gattttacAATTCAGACAATGCAGAAGGAATTCTAACCTTgaagattgaaaaattttccgatgTATTCAAAGAAGGCGAAACCTTTACAtctgaaaaactaaattttatggGCTTAAAATGGTTTATTAAGGTTAAATGCTGtacaaatgatgataaaagttTATCCCTGTCATATTACTTGTATTGCGAAGCAAAATGCAAAGGCTGGACATGCTCTGTATCagctgaaatgaaaattttgacacaaaactCGAAATTCAGAAGCATGATAAGCAATTTTAATCACATATTCAATTATGACAACGATAATAGGGGTTATCAGAAATTCATTTCCTAcaatgaaattcttaaaagaaaatatttgaggaataattgtttgtttttggaaACAAAAGTCAAAGTGCAAAAACCTCTTGGGATTGTTTCAATTGAAACGCCATATTTGAAGAATTCGgaatatcaagaaaaattcgTGAGATTGTTTGAAGATGAAAATTCCGCCGACattgaattcaaattcaaagttCGTGGGaagaaaacgaaaatattgaaagctCACAAGTTGATTCTTATTCTTACATCTGATTGGTTTGAAgatcatttcaaaaataatcaagaaTCTTCGATTGAAATCAAGGATTACACTTTTGACTGTTTCAAAGATTTtcttag ctttttgtaCCACAGTGAGGTAAATTTGGAGGCAAAATCTGCTGATCACATCATTGATTTGTACGACGCGTtcgtattttacaaaattcataaagGCACAAAGTACATTCAGTATTATTTCCAAACGAATTCCCGCTTAGAAGAAGTTTTGCGACTTTCTGTTTGGCTTACTGAGACATCAATGGAACAAAACGATGCGATTTTGAAGAAGACCTCAGAAGCATTTATCATCAAACATGCAAAAACTGTTCTTGAAGAGATGGACTTATCAAAAACTTCGATTTCGACAGCTTgtcaaattgtgaaaattgcatTCTCGCAAATGTATGACGACCATGAGATGTGTTTTGATGCCCTCAAACGATATTATGAGAATCGGAATGTTtcgaaaaatatctttaacgTTGAAATGTTGCCAGCTATTGAGATCATTAGATGGAAATGGATTGATTTCGctgtaattttaaaagctgatTTATTCACGGACTCAACAAAAGTACTTATTCTTCgttgtattgaaaataataattatgttaCAGTTCGAATCATAACTTCagtgatacaaaaaattgatgacaaGAGCAATGAAAACAAAAGTTCGAAGCAAAATAATGAACAAATGAGCAAATTGCATGGGCATTTGAAGTCTCAGGATGTTTCGTTTAAATTTGGCGAACAAATTGTCAAAGCACACAAAGCCATTCTTGCAATGAATTCGGAAGTTTTTGATGCAATGTTTTATGGCGAACTAAAAGAAACGGGAATCATTGAAATCACTGACATCAAGATTGAGATTTTTGAACTCATGTTgaa attGTTGTACTTGCAATCCATCGATCTCTTTAACGAAACATCTGACACTTTATACGATTTGTATGCCGCTCTTCACAAATATCAGTGCACAAATGCTCTCGATTTTCTCAAAACGTTCATCATAAATCGCAAAGAAGACATTTTCCTCTTTTACGAAATGGCTCAAAATTTCCTTGACAGAGACTTGGAATTTAAATGTTACACGCTTCTTCAATCTCCGGCATCAAATGTCAATAGCACGTATTTTTTGAGCGCCAAACCAGAAACAATAAATGCGATTTTTACACGTGATGATCTCAAAGATTTTCCCGATACTGCTCGTCTTCATGCCATTGAATGTTACATTGAAGCCAATATTCACGAGAATCCCGAAATTCGTCAAAATATCATGGAATCTACTttgaagataaattttgacgaaatacAAAGTTACAAAATGCTGACTTCCAACTCGTTGAACGACTCGCAAAAACTTGagatttattcgaaaaagaaaaataaagttaaggAATAG
- the LOC134838177 gene encoding uncharacterized protein LOC134838177 isoform X2, whose translation MDQSKGFYNSDNAEGILTLKIEKFSDVFKEGETFTSEKLNFMGLKWFIKVKCCTNDDKSLSLSYYLYCEAKCKGWTCSVSAEMKILTQNSKFRSMISNFNHIFNYDNDNRGYQKFISYNEILKRKYLRNNCLFLETKVKVQKPLGIVSIETPYLKNSEYQEKFVRLFEDENSADIEFKFKVRGKKTKILKAHKLILILTSDWFEDHFKNNQESSIEIKDYTFDCFKDFLSFLYHSEVNLEAKSADHIIDLYDAFVFYKIHKGTKYIQYYFQTNSRLEEVLRLSVWLTETSMEQNDAILKKTSEAFIIKHAKTVLEEMDLSKTSISTACQIVKIAFSQMYDDHEMCFDALKRYYENRNVSKNIFNVEMLPAIEIIRWKWIDFAVILKADLFTDSTKVLILRCIENNNYVTVRIITSVIQKIDDKSNENKSSKQNNEQMSKLHGHLKSQDVSFKFGEQIVKAHKAILAMNSEVFDAMFYGELKETGIIEITDIKIEIFELMLKLLYLQSIDLFNETSDTLYDLYAALHKYQCTNALDFLKTFIINRKEDIFLFYEMAQNFLDRDLEFKCYTLLQSPASNVNSTYFLSAKPETINAIFTRDDLKDFPDTARLHAIECYIEANIHENPEIRQNIMESTLKINFDEIQSYKMLTSNSLNDSQKLEIYSKKKNKVKE comes from the exons ATGGATCAGAGCAAAG gattttacAATTCAGACAATGCAGAAGGAATTCTAACCTTgaagattgaaaaattttccgatgTATTCAAAGAAGGCGAAACCTTTACAtctgaaaaactaaattttatggGCTTAAAATGGTTTATTAAGGTTAAATGCTGtacaaatgatgataaaagttTATCCCTGTCATATTACTTGTATTGCGAAGCAAAATGCAAAGGCTGGACATGCTCTGTATCagctgaaatgaaaattttgacacaaaactCGAAATTCAGAAGCATGATAAGCAATTTTAATCACATATTCAATTATGACAACGATAATAGGGGTTATCAGAAATTCATTTCCTAcaatgaaattcttaaaagaaaatatttgaggaataattgtttgtttttggaaACAAAAGTCAAAGTGCAAAAACCTCTTGGGATTGTTTCAATTGAAACGCCATATTTGAAGAATTCGgaatatcaagaaaaattcgTGAGATTGTTTGAAGATGAAAATTCCGCCGACattgaattcaaattcaaagttCGTGGGaagaaaacgaaaatattgaaagctCACAAGTTGATTCTTATTCTTACATCTGATTGGTTTGAAgatcatttcaaaaataatcaagaaTCTTCGATTGAAATCAAGGATTACACTTTTGACTGTTTCAAAGATTTtcttag ctttttgtaCCACAGTGAGGTAAATTTGGAGGCAAAATCTGCTGATCACATCATTGATTTGTACGACGCGTtcgtattttacaaaattcataaagGCACAAAGTACATTCAGTATTATTTCCAAACGAATTCCCGCTTAGAAGAAGTTTTGCGACTTTCTGTTTGGCTTACTGAGACATCAATGGAACAAAACGATGCGATTTTGAAGAAGACCTCAGAAGCATTTATCATCAAACATGCAAAAACTGTTCTTGAAGAGATGGACTTATCAAAAACTTCGATTTCGACAGCTTgtcaaattgtgaaaattgcatTCTCGCAAATGTATGACGACCATGAGATGTGTTTTGATGCCCTCAAACGATATTATGAGAATCGGAATGTTtcgaaaaatatctttaacgTTGAAATGTTGCCAGCTATTGAGATCATTAGATGGAAATGGATTGATTTCGctgtaattttaaaagctgatTTATTCACGGACTCAACAAAAGTACTTATTCTTCgttgtattgaaaataataattatgttaCAGTTCGAATCATAACTTCagtgatacaaaaaattgatgacaaGAGCAATGAAAACAAAAGTTCGAAGCAAAATAATGAACAAATGAGCAAATTGCATGGGCATTTGAAGTCTCAGGATGTTTCGTTTAAATTTGGCGAACAAATTGTCAAAGCACACAAAGCCATTCTTGCAATGAATTCGGAAGTTTTTGATGCAATGTTTTATGGCGAACTAAAAGAAACGGGAATCATTGAAATCACTGACATCAAGATTGAGATTTTTGAACTCATGTTgaa attGTTGTACTTGCAATCCATCGATCTCTTTAACGAAACATCTGACACTTTATACGATTTGTATGCCGCTCTTCACAAATATCAGTGCACAAATGCTCTCGATTTTCTCAAAACGTTCATCATAAATCGCAAAGAAGACATTTTCCTCTTTTACGAAATGGCTCAAAATTTCCTTGACAGAGACTTGGAATTTAAATGTTACACGCTTCTTCAATCTCCGGCATCAAATGTCAATAGCACGTATTTTTTGAGCGCCAAACCAGAAACAATAAATGCGATTTTTACACGTGATGATCTCAAAGATTTTCCCGATACTGCTCGTCTTCATGCCATTGAATGTTACATTGAAGCCAATATTCACGAGAATCCCGAAATTCGTCAAAATATCATGGAATCTACTttgaagataaattttgacgaaatacAAAGTTACAAAATGCTGACTTCCAACTCGTTGAACGACTCGCAAAAACTTGagatttattcgaaaaagaaaaataaagttaaggAATAG